A genomic window from Sorex araneus isolate mSorAra2 chromosome 2, mSorAra2.pri, whole genome shotgun sequence includes:
- the PSMG1 gene encoding proteasome assembly chaperone 1: MAATFFGEVVWSRCRAGTEDEEEEEDGRRETPEDREVRRQRAREREVRLFRRQTKTAWDVSLLEKYPCSRFIIAIGSNAVAFLSSFVMNSGVWEEVGCAKLWNEWCRTTDTIHVSPAEAFCVFYHHKANPSVVLCQCSCYVADDQQYQWLEKVFGSCPRKNMQVTVLTCRHVTDYKSPESTGSLPSPFLRALRTRDFREPLCCPLLEQPNIAHDLPAAVLSHCQVWRIPAVLYLCYTDVMQLDPVTAEAFQPLLESRSLRGLVKNVPQSREILKKLITTTEVQSNIYT; this comes from the exons atGGCGGCCACGTTCTTCGGGGAGGTGGTGTGGTCGCGATGCCGGGCTGGCaccgaggacgaggaggaggaggaggacgggcGGCGGGAGACGCCCGAGGACCGGGAGGTCCGGCGGCAGCGCGCGCGGGAGAG GGAGGTGAGGCTGTTCCGGAGGCAGACGAAGACCGCCTGGGACGTGTCTCTGCTGGAGAAGTACCCCTGCTCCAGGTTCATCATCGCCATCGGCAGCAACGCCGTGG CCTTTCTGTCGTCGTTCGTCATGAATTCAGGAGTCTGGGAAGAAGTTGGTTGTGCTAAACTCTGGAACGAGTGGTGCAGGACCACGGACACGATCCACGTGTCTCCCGCCGAGGCGTTCTGCGTGTTTTACCATCACAAAGCCAATCCCTCG GTCGTGCTTTGCCAGTGCAGCTGCTACGTGGCCGACGACCAGCAGTACCAGTGGCTGGAGAAG GTCTTCGGCTCCTGCCCGCGGAAGAACATGCAAGTGACCGTTCTCACGTGTCGCCACGTCACGGACTATAAAAGCCCCGAGTCGACGGGCAGCCTGCCCTCGCCGTTCCTGCGTGCCCTGAGGACACGGGATTTCCGGGAGCCCctgtgctgccccctgctggagcAGCCCAACATCGCGCACGACCTCCCCGCCGCAG TTCTgagccactgccaggtgtggcggATCCCGGCCGTGCTGTACCTGTGCTACACGGACGTGATGCAGCTGGACCCGGTGACGGCGGAGGCCTTCCAGCCCCTCCTCGAGTCCCGGAGCCTGCGGGGTTTGGTGAAG